Proteins encoded together in one Pseudoalteromonas xiamenensis window:
- the asd gene encoding archaetidylserine decarboxylase (Phosphatidylserine decarboxylase is synthesized as a single chain precursor. Generation of the pyruvoyl active site from a Ser is coupled to cleavage of a Gly-Ser bond between the larger (beta) and smaller (alpha chains). It is an integral membrane protein.) has translation MSLDKLKIAFQYALPKHGISRLVGKLAAAEAGALTTALIKLFIKQYKIDMTEALHEDPAHYKTFNEFFTRPLKPGIRPLADASDIIAHPVDGAISQLGDVVDGQIIQAKGHDYSLQTLLGGKEEDVAPYLGGKFACIYLAPKDYHRIHMPIDGVLRKMIYVPGDLFSVNPLTAQNVPNLFARNERVVAIFDTAIGPLSMVLVGATIVASIETIWAGTVTPPAGKDVFSWEYPTEGMNAIKLKKGDEMGRFKLGSTVILAWGANQAEFLADQQPETITRMGTPFATISQ, from the coding sequence GTGAGCTTAGATAAACTAAAAATTGCGTTTCAATATGCTTTGCCAAAACATGGTATTTCTCGCTTAGTTGGAAAACTAGCGGCCGCAGAAGCTGGTGCGCTGACCACAGCGTTGATTAAATTGTTCATCAAACAATATAAAATCGACATGACTGAAGCATTGCACGAAGATCCCGCACACTATAAAACGTTTAATGAATTCTTTACCCGTCCACTAAAACCGGGTATTCGCCCATTGGCAGATGCAAGCGACATTATTGCCCACCCTGTTGATGGTGCAATTAGCCAACTTGGCGATGTCGTCGATGGGCAAATCATTCAGGCCAAAGGCCACGACTACAGTTTACAAACACTCTTAGGCGGTAAAGAAGAAGATGTAGCACCGTATCTAGGTGGTAAATTCGCTTGTATTTATTTGGCTCCAAAGGATTATCATCGAATCCACATGCCAATTGATGGTGTGCTACGTAAGATGATTTACGTACCGGGCGATCTGTTCTCAGTGAATCCACTTACCGCTCAAAATGTACCAAATTTGTTTGCACGCAACGAACGTGTGGTTGCGATATTTGATACGGCAATTGGCCCACTTTCGATGGTCTTGGTCGGTGCAACAATCGTTGCGAGCATTGAAACAATTTGGGCTGGTACAGTCACACCACCAGCAGGAAAAGACGTATTCAGTTGGGAATACCCGACTGAAGGAATGAATGCGATTAAGCTGAAAAAAGGCGACGAAATGGGCCGCTTTAAATTAGGTTCAACCGTTATTCTTGCGTGGGGTGCAAATCAAGCTGAATTTTTAGCGGACCAGCAACCTGAAACAATAACGCGCATGGGGACACCATTTGCGACCATCAGCCAGTAA
- the rsgA gene encoding small ribosomal subunit biogenesis GTPase RsgA: protein MAKQKKLSHGQSRRINANHQKRLSKAKRDSGSKDVQWQTDNLGQPESALVISRFGQHADIETVQGEVLRCNIRRTVKSIVTGDEVVFRRAKVSDGDLAGVIEAVEERRSQLTRPDFYDGVKVVAANIDQILMVSAVVPEFTPQIIDRYLVACEDMGIPPILVLNKVDLLDEESREFVEEVLDIYRELNYQVLLVSNETGEGIDELKHLLIDKNSIFVGQSGVGKSTLVNTVLPEAKILTQQVSENSGLGQHTTTVSRLHHLPSGGNLIDSPGIREFGLWHLEPERVTWCFREFREYLGGCKFRDCKHLDDPGCILREAVDEGTISEMRFENYHRILESMADGRAGARAPRV, encoded by the coding sequence ATGGCAAAGCAGAAAAAATTAAGTCACGGCCAATCTAGACGGATCAACGCGAACCACCAAAAACGCTTAAGTAAAGCTAAGCGAGACAGCGGCTCAAAAGACGTTCAGTGGCAAACCGATAATTTAGGGCAACCTGAATCCGCTTTAGTAATTAGTCGTTTTGGACAACACGCTGATATAGAAACAGTACAAGGTGAAGTGCTACGTTGCAACATTCGCCGTACAGTTAAAAGTATCGTTACTGGTGATGAAGTGGTATTTCGTCGCGCAAAAGTCAGTGACGGCGACTTAGCCGGCGTCATTGAAGCCGTTGAAGAACGTCGCTCTCAACTCACTCGTCCCGATTTCTATGATGGCGTTAAAGTTGTCGCTGCAAATATTGATCAAATCTTAATGGTTTCTGCCGTAGTACCGGAATTCACGCCGCAAATCATCGATCGCTATTTAGTGGCGTGTGAAGACATGGGGATTCCACCTATTCTAGTCCTAAACAAAGTCGACTTGTTAGATGAAGAAAGCCGTGAGTTTGTTGAAGAGGTGTTAGATATCTATCGCGAGTTGAACTATCAAGTTTTATTAGTCAGTAATGAAACAGGTGAAGGTATCGACGAGCTTAAACATTTGCTTATAGACAAAAACAGCATTTTTGTCGGGCAGTCCGGCGTAGGAAAATCTACATTAGTAAATACGGTCCTGCCTGAAGCGAAGATTTTAACTCAGCAGGTTTCTGAGAATAGTGGCCTAGGTCAACACACCACAACCGTATCGCGATTACATCATTTGCCAAGTGGCGGTAACCTCATTGATAGCCCAGGGATCCGAGAATTTGGCTTGTGGCATCTTGAACCAGAGCGCGTGACTTGGTGTTTCAGAGAGTTCCGCGAATATTTAGGTGGCTGTAAATTTCGTGATTGCAAACATTTAGACGATCCAGGCTGCATTTTGCGTGAGGCCGTTGATGAAGGAACAATAAGCGAAATGCGCTTTGAAAACTATCATCGAATTTTAGAGTCGATGGCCGATGGCCGCGCAGGCGCGCGTGCTCCACGCGTTTAG